Proteins found in one Pempheris klunzingeri isolate RE-2024b chromosome 6, fPemKlu1.hap1, whole genome shotgun sequence genomic segment:
- the trappc8 gene encoding trafficking protein particle complex subunit 8: MAQCVQSVQEFVQDSFVPMVAVLCSEEAERVTRKNNLSFAELLRPFCRLTSEGHIRDPNNQVQVVKNLRICVNNVVTNPSTASAALSPAQRRLLNEVVLSCQPQEGSMTNVITAGAYNLNFSATTPWFETYRENFLQSMPASDHEFLNHYLACLLVVSSTEAVPVEQFLKLSQEQHRIQHSGEYTNPKWFIPNTLKYYVLLHDMSEGDEQRADTIYEDMKQRYGSQGCYLLKMNSHTFSAEDDEQIPDPWSQYLHRNNLHNQDMLDDVASTVSSAAVENIISAAEVDCHHATVKDGVSNSLESHPLHLDTASSSGSLHTLSAVHTDLKKVARVPESLAGGAGSHGACLTLNDHDHIRQFIQEFTFRGLLPHIEKNIRQLNDQLVSRKGLSRSLFTATKKWFGGGKVPEKSISEPKSTCGLLYPPEAPELQIRKMADLCFLVQHYELAYSCYHTAKKDFLSDQAMLYAAGALEMAAVSAFLQAGAPRPYPAHYMDTAIQTYRDVCKNMVLAERCALLSAEILKSQGKYSDAATLLIKMTSEDSDLRSALLLEQAAHCFINMRSPMVRKFAFHMILAGHRFSKAGQRRHALRCYCQAMQVYKERGWSLAEDHINFTIGRQSFTLHQPENAVTAFRQILTNDSRQTATQQGAFLREYLYVYKSVIGGNEVSLPQLPLPSINSSATRVYFGHERRLAEGEKQAATHVSLDQEYDQDLAAMWCHLEEQLVAAANRGIVPANFQPTQCCLNSQTDNLRHPLAVVEEPIIVEVAFRNPLKVSLALSNLSLLWRFTAGGVSPSMDKTTEEVAITNEETLALGMTQQDDIVTSEVILEFHISPEETKMARLRLLPHRTGQLNIVGVVYNLAADVSAEMAPTAEGQQTLDLMVVRGRQDLKIQGPRLNQTKEDKMLVRHGPDLRLNPIITPPMPLMEVFFLQFPTALLCGEIRKAYVEFCNVSSVALRGVRVASTHPDFFTFGSQATTPLTPLSPTSAENCSAYKTMATALQPGSVASEMLVSAEDFSQPAGVVEIPIEGSMLQPGESTQLPLWLRGPDQEGVHEINFLFYYESTEKGNKISHRVLRHTVFICASRSLSVQVSACRSSVPPLHSVDDKGSGGTLVFVDVENINTSEAGVREFHIVQVSSSSQHWRLHKCINPAKDKDCKLTSRERAKLCFRATRCKPYQDTLDAVGKYTFADLNLGNERIVSSSTPCGDFFFRSCRTSESQRVDVASSRTSSSKNQGHAPTEDRASDIINIVKKCNELDLNIIVIWKAYMVEDNKQLILEGQLHVALQTIDKEASSLTPREEAQEMVLLKFKSELPPPVVLPSAELSQLIKTNLHYPETYTHPFVQDSLCLVPVTLTLSNCSLAQVDVIIELRHKSTGPESLEVHSSFTWVGQTQYKLQLKPQEVLCLTLRACFLQAGVYNLNTPRVFAKPAEQGAMCDTSQQTASPALIIINNA; this comes from the exons ATGGCCCAGTGTGTTCAGTCAGTGCAGGAGTTCGTCCAGGACTCGTTTGTTCCGATGGTGGCCGTCTTGTGTAGTGAAGAAGCGGAGAGAGTGACTCGCAAGAACAACCTGAGTTTCGCTGAGCTGCTGAGGCCTTTCTGCAGACTAACGTCCGAAG GTCACATCCGGGACCCCAACAACCAGGTGCAGGTTGTAAAAAACCTGCGAATCTGTGTCAACAATGTGGTGACTAATCCAAGCACAGCATCAGCTGCCCTCAGCCCCGCCCAGCGCCGCCTGCTCAATGAAGTGGTGTTATCCTGCCAGCCACAAGAGGGCTCTATGACCAACGTGATCACGGCTGGGGCCTACAACCTAAACTTCAGTG caACCACACCCTGGTTTGAAACCTACAGGGAGAACTTCCTGCAGTCGATGCCTGCCTCTGACCATGAGTTCCTCAATCACTACCTCGCCT GCCTGCTGGTGGTGTCCTCCACTGAGGCAGTCCCTGTGGAGCAGTTCCTCAAGCTTTCCCAGGAACAGCACAGGATTCAGCACAGTGGAGAATACACTAACCCTAAGTGGTTTATCCCCAACACGCTCAAGTACTACGTCTTACTGCATGACATGAGTGAGGGGGATGAACAGAG GGCAGATACGATTTATGAGGATATGAAACAGAGATATGGTTCTCAGGGCTGCTACCTGTTGAAAATGAACTCTCATACCTTCTCAGCTGAAGATGATGAACAGATTCCAGACCCCTGGAGTCAATACCTGCACAGGAATAATCTGCATAATCAG GATATGCTTGATGATGTAGCTTCAACTGTGAGCAGTGCTGCTGTTGAGAACATTATCAGTGCAGCTGAAGTGGACTGCCACCATGCAACAGTGAAAG ATGGAGTGTCCAACAGTCTGGAAAGCCATCCTCTGCATCTGGACACAGCGAGCAGCTCAGGGAGCCTGCACACCTTAAGTGCTGTCCACACTGACCTGAAGAAAGTTGCAAGAGTTCCAGAGAGCCTGGCAGGGGGAGCAGGGAGCCATGGGGCATGTCTCACCCTGAATGATCATGACCACATCAGACAGTTCATCCAAGAGTTCACCTTCAGAGGTCTGCTGCCACACATAGAGAAGAACATCAGACAACTCAATGACCAG CTAGTCTCCAGGAAAGGTCTAAGTCGGTCTCTGTTCACTGCGACCAAGAAGTGGTTTGGTGGAGGCAAAGTTCCAGAGAAGAGCATCAGTGAACCAAAGAGCACATGTGGCCTTTT ATATCCCCCAGAAGCCCCTGAGCTGCAGATCAGGAAGATGGCCGACCTGTGCTTCCTGGTTCAGCACTATGAGCTGGCCTACAGCTGTTACCACACTGCAAAGAAAGACTTCCTGTCAGATCAGGCCATGCTGTATGCTGCAGGGGCACTG GAAATGGCTGCAGTGTCAGCCTTTCTGCAGGCTGGAGCTCCCAGACCATACCCAGCACACTACATGGACACAGCGATACAGACGTACAGAGATGTCTGCAA GAACATGGTGCTGGCTGAGCGCTGTGCTTTACTCAGTGCGGAGATACTCAAGAGTCAGGGCAAATACTCAGATGCTGCAACTCTCCTCATCAAGATGACCAGCGAG GACTCTGACCTGCGCAGTGCTCTGCTGTTGGAACAGGCCGCCCATTGTTTTATTAATATGCGTAGTCCTATGGTGCGCAAGTTTGCCTTCCATATGATCCTGGCCGGTCATCGTTTCAGCAAAGCAGGACAG AGGAGGCACGCACTGCGCTGTTACTGCCAAGCCATGCAGGTGTACAAGGAGAGGGGCTGGTCTCTGGCAGAGGACCATATCAACTTCACGATTGGCCGTCAGTCCTTCACACTTCACCAACCAGAGAATGCTGTAACGGCCTTCAGACAGATCCTGACCAATGACAGCAGGCAAACGGCCACACAACAAGGCGCCTTCCTCAGAGAGTACCTCTATGTTTACAAG agtgtGATCGGGGGAAATGAAGTCAGCCTCCCTCAGCTGCCTCTGCCCTCCATCAACAGCTCAGCCACAAGGGTCTACTTTGGACATGAGCGCCGCCTTGCAGAAG gggaaAAGCAGGCAGCCACTCATGTGTCCTTGGACCAGGAGTATGACCAGGATTTGGCAGCCATGTGGTGCCATCTAGAGGAACAGCTCGTGGCTGCTGCCAACCGGGGGATTGTCCCAGCAAACTTCCAGCCCACCCAGTGCTGCCTGAACAGCCAGACAGACAACTTGCGCCACCCACTGGCTGTAGTGGAGG AACCCATCATAGTGGAGGTTGCGTTCAGGAACCCTCTGAAGGTTTCTCTGGCTCTCTCCAACCTCTCACTCCTCTGGAGATTCACTGCCGGTGGTGTGTCTCCATCAATGGACAAGACAACTGAAGAGGTGGCCATCACCAATGAGGAGACCCTGGCTCTAGGG ATGACACAGCAGGACGACATCGTTACCTCTGAGGTCATTCTTGAATTTCACATCAGTCCAGAGGAGACCAAAATG GCTCGGCTCAGACTGCTGCCGCACAGAACAGGCCAGCTGAACATTGTTGGTGTGGTGTACAACCTGGCTGCTGATGTCTCTGCAGAGATGGCTCCCACCGCTGAAG GCCAGCAAACATTAGATTTGATGGTTGTTCGTGGCAGACAGGATCTCAAGATCCAGGGACCTCGACTCAACCAGACCAAAGAGGACAAGATGTTGGTTCGACATGGTCCTGATCTCCGTCTGAATCCCATCATAACACCACCCATGCCCCTAATGGAG gtTTTCTTCCTGCAGTTTCCGACTGCTCTGCTGTGCGGTGAGATCAGAAAGGCCTACGTTGAGTTCTGTAACGTCAGCAGCGTTGCTTTGCGCGGCGTCCGAGTTGCTTCCACACACCCCGACTTCTTCACTTTTGGCAGTCAGGCTACGACACCCCTCACGCCCCTCAGCCCCACCTCGGCTGAAAACTGCTCAGCTTATAAAACCATGGCCACGGCACTCCAACCAGGTTCAGTGGCGTCTGAGATGTTGGTCTCAGCCGAGGATTTCAGCCAGCCGGCCGGTGTGGTGGAGATCCCAATAGAAGGCAGCATGCTGCAACCAGGCGAGTCCACCCAGCTGCCCCTCTGGCTCCGAGGACCAGACCAGGAGGGAGTCCATGAAATCAATTTCCTGTTCTACTACGAAAGCACggagaaaggaaacaaaatcaG TCATCGGGTGTTACGTCACACAGTGTTTATCTGTGCAAGTCGGTCTCTGAGTGTGCAGGTGTCGGCCTGCCGCAGCAGCGTTCCTCCTCTTCACAGTGTGGATGACAAAGGCAGCGGCGGAACGCTGGTCTTTGTTGACGTGGAGAACATTAACACG AGTGAAGCTGGTGTGCGTGAATTCCACATTGTCCAGGTGTCCAGCAGCAGTCAACACTGGCGCCTTCACAAGTGTATCAACCCAGCCAAGGATAAAG ACTGTAAACTCACCAGCAGAGAAAGAGCCAAGTTGTGTTTCAGGGCCACACGGTGCAAGCCCTACCAAG ATACCTTGGACGCTGTGGGGAAGTACACCTTTGCAGACCTGAATCTGGGAAATGAGCGG ATCGTCAGTTCCTCCACACCCTGCGGAGACTTCTTCTTCCGTAGCTGTCGGACTTCAGAATCTCAACGAGTGGACGTGGCGTCATCCAGGACGTCAAGCAGCAAGAATCAGGGCCACGCCCCCACTGAGGACAGAGCCTCTGACATCATCAACATTGTCAAGAAGTGTAATGAGTTGGACCTCAACATAATCGTCATCTGGAAG gcGTACATGGTCGAGGATAACAAACAGCTGATCCTAGAGGGCCAGCTCCATGTGGCCCTGCAGACTATCGACAAAGAGGCCAGCTCTCTGACTCCCAGAGAG GAGGCTCAGGAGATGGTGCTGCTCAAGTTTAAATCAGAGCTGCCTCCTCCAGTTGTCCTCCCATCTGCAGAGCTGTCCCAACTCATCAAAACCAATCTGCACTACCCTGAGACCTACACACACCCCTTTGTGCAGGAcag tCTCTGTCTGGTGCCGGTGACTCTGACtctgtcaaactgttccttggCTCAAGTGGATGTCATCATAGAGTTGCGGCACAAAAGTACAGG CCCGGAGTCTCTGGAGGTCCACAGCTCGTTCACCTGGGTGGGTCAAACCCAGTacaagctgcagctgaagcCTCAGGAGGTGCTGTGCCTGACTCTGCGAGCCTGTTTCCTCCAGGCAGGAGTCTACAACCTTAACACGCCGCGAGTGTTTGCCAAGCCGGCCGAGCAGGGCGCCATGTGTGATACGAGTCAGCAGACAGCTAGTCCTGCTCTCATAATCATCAACAACGCCTGA